A genomic region of Chryseobacterium sp. KACC 21268 contains the following coding sequences:
- a CDS encoding sigma-54 dependent transcriptional regulator: protein MNKILIIDDEEKIRTLLSRIISLEGFEVFQASDLKNGKKRLEISDIDVVICDVKLPDGSGVDFSKFIKEKYPSLEVVLLTAFGNIPDGVQAIKNGAFDYITKGDDNNKIIPLVYKAIEKVALNKRVFQLEKQLSKKYSFDTIFGKSKPIRFAIDSGKKVAVTDATVLLTGETGTGKEVFSQAIHNASNRSKQNFVAINCSAFSKELLENELFGHKAGAFTGAIKDSKGIFEEANNGTVFLDEIGEMPLDLQAKLLRVLESGEFLKVGDNKVTKINVRIIAATNRDLEKEIEAGNFREDLYYRINIFNISLPSLRERVSDIEELAHYFLKTFSIKTGKKINSISQECLNALKQHHWKGNIRELRNVIERSVILTDNSELELISLPSDFQNVNSNVSDNKSLSAFSLASAEKIQIQKTLNYTKGNKAEAARLLEIGIATLYRKIEEYKIL, encoded by the coding sequence ATGAATAAAATTCTAATCATCGACGACGAGGAAAAGATCAGAACCTTACTTTCCAGGATTATCAGTTTGGAAGGCTTTGAAGTTTTCCAGGCTTCCGATCTCAAAAACGGAAAAAAAAGACTGGAGATTTCTGATATCGATGTCGTGATCTGTGACGTCAAACTTCCAGACGGCAGTGGAGTCGATTTTTCCAAATTCATCAAAGAAAAATATCCATCGCTGGAAGTCGTCTTACTCACGGCTTTCGGAAACATTCCAGATGGCGTGCAGGCCATAAAAAATGGCGCTTTTGATTACATTACAAAAGGCGATGATAACAACAAAATTATCCCGTTGGTTTACAAAGCCATAGAGAAGGTTGCATTAAACAAACGCGTCTTTCAATTGGAAAAACAACTGAGCAAAAAGTATTCTTTTGATACAATCTTTGGAAAATCAAAACCGATAAGATTTGCAATAGATTCCGGGAAAAAAGTAGCTGTTACGGACGCTACAGTTCTATTGACCGGCGAAACTGGAACAGGAAAAGAGGTTTTTTCGCAAGCGATCCATAATGCGAGCAACCGGAGCAAACAGAATTTTGTAGCGATAAACTGCTCGGCATTCAGCAAAGAATTACTGGAAAACGAATTGTTTGGGCACAAAGCTGGTGCTTTTACAGGAGCCATCAAGGATTCCAAAGGAATTTTCGAAGAGGCTAACAATGGAACTGTTTTCCTGGATGAGATAGGAGAGATGCCGCTTGATCTGCAGGCAAAACTGCTTCGTGTTCTGGAGTCAGGTGAATTTTTGAAAGTTGGCGACAACAAAGTGACTAAGATCAATGTCAGAATTATCGCAGCCACAAACCGAGATTTGGAGAAGGAGATCGAAGCTGGAAACTTCCGCGAAGATCTTTATTACAGGATTAATATCTTTAATATTTCCCTGCCATCGCTTCGGGAAAGGGTTTCTGATATTGAAGAATTGGCGCACTACTTTCTGAAAACATTCTCTATTAAAACTGGAAAGAAAATTAATTCAATCAGCCAAGAATGTCTTAATGCACTCAAGCAACATCATTGGAAAGGCAACATCCGCGAACTTCGGAATGTGATAGAAAGAAGTGTGATTCTCACAGACAATTCGGAATTGGAATTGATTTCACTTCCGTCGGATTTTCAAAATGTAAATTCCAACGTTTCCGATAACAAAAGTCTGTCGGCGTTTTCGCTTGCCAGCGCAGAGAAAATTCAAATCCAGAAAACTTTAAATTACACCAAAGGAAACAAAGCAGAAGCAGCACGACTGTTAGAAATTGGCATTGCCACACTTTATCGCAAGATTGAAGAATACAAGATTTTATAA
- a CDS encoding porin codes for MKNIKLLTLMMLGASASLFAQEDDVKPLKISAYAEVYYQFDFSNPQNNTRPGFIYSHNRNNEVNLNLGFVKANYETERLRANLSLATGTYMNSNYAAEPGVLKNIYEANIGLKISKTKNLWIDAGIMPSHIGFESAISKDCWTLTRSLLAENSPYYESGAKISYTSDSGKWLVSGLVLNSWQRIQRVDGNSTLGFGHQLTYKPTDKITLNSSSFVGNDKPDSIRQMRYFHNLYGIFQLSKKLALTTGFDIGAEQKIKGSNQHNVWFSPVIIAKYAATDKLSFAARGEYYSDEKGVIIATGTENGFKTFGYSVNADYWILPNLVWRTEVKNLSSKDDIFLDRDDRLNKNNFMAVTSLAVSF; via the coding sequence ATGAAAAATATAAAACTATTGACATTGATGATGTTAGGCGCTTCCGCATCTTTGTTTGCACAGGAAGACGATGTGAAACCATTGAAAATTTCGGCTTACGCTGAGGTCTATTACCAATTCGATTTCAGCAATCCTCAGAACAACACACGTCCGGGTTTCATCTACAGCCACAACCGTAATAATGAGGTCAATCTGAATCTCGGATTCGTAAAAGCCAATTACGAAACCGAAAGATTGCGTGCCAATCTATCTCTGGCAACCGGAACTTATATGAATTCCAATTATGCTGCAGAACCTGGCGTCCTCAAAAACATTTATGAAGCCAACATCGGTTTGAAAATTTCGAAGACCAAGAATCTATGGATCGATGCCGGAATTATGCCTTCACACATTGGTTTCGAAAGTGCCATCAGCAAAGATTGCTGGACTTTGACCAGAAGTCTTTTGGCAGAGAATTCACCTTATTACGAAAGTGGTGCAAAAATTTCCTACACCAGCGACAGCGGAAAATGGTTGGTCAGTGGTTTGGTTCTGAATAGCTGGCAAAGAATTCAACGAGTGGATGGAAATTCGACGCTTGGTTTTGGACACCAATTGACCTACAAACCGACAGATAAGATCACGCTAAACAGCAGTTCCTTCGTTGGGAATGATAAGCCGGACAGCATCAGACAGATGCGGTATTTCCATAATCTGTACGGTATTTTTCAGCTGAGTAAAAAGTTGGCGTTGACCACAGGTTTCGATATCGGCGCGGAACAAAAAATAAAAGGCAGCAATCAGCACAATGTTTGGTTTTCGCCTGTGATCATTGCAAAGTATGCGGCCACAGACAAGTTGAGTTTTGCGGCAAGAGGCGAATATTACAGTGATGAAAAAGGCGTCATCATTGCGACGGGAACAGAAAATGGATTCAAGACCTTCGGCTATTCTGTGAATGCAGATTACTGGATCCTTCCAAATCTCGTTTGGCGTACAGAAGTGAAAAATCTCAGCAGCAAAGACGATATTTTCCTCGACCGAGATGATCGGTTGAACAAAAATAATTTTATGGCAGTCACATCGCTTGCCGTAAGTTTTTAA
- the kdpB gene encoding potassium-transporting ATPase subunit KdpB translates to MKGNQNNLFQAELVNEALKQSFIKLSPSKMFRNPVMFMVWIGTIVMAGVCVWIVLGEKDQGSLIYNIIVTAVLFITLLFANFAEGIAEARGKAQADSLRKTREETPAKWIQPVGDIFNDEITVIPSSQLKKGDVFLCEPGDIIASDGEIIEGLATIDESAITGESAPVIRESGGDKSSVTGGTKVLSDRIKVKVTTEPGESFLDKMIALVEGASRQKTPNEIALTILLAGFTLVFIIVTVTLKPFGDYANTPITISAFISLFVCLIPTTIGGLLSAIGIAGMDRALRANVITKSGKAVETAGDVDVLLLDKTGTITIGNRKATHFHIANGIDEKHFQKAVVLGSMADETPEGKSIIELAGIDPKSYEVKSPEFINFTAETRSSGVDYENIRIRKGASDSIKNLVEKAGNPFPKEIEEAVKTISSNGGTPLVVSENEKVLGVVELQDIIKPGIQERFERLRKMGIKTVMVTGDNPLTAKYIAEKAGVDDFIAEAKPEDKMNYIKKEQAEGRLVAMMGDGTNDAPALAQADVGVAMNSGTQAAKEAGNMVDLDNDPTKLIEIVEIGKQLLMTRGTLTTFSIANDVAKYFAIVPALFIASIPALQGLNIMNLHSPESAILSAVIFNAIIIPVLIPLALKGVAYKPIGASALLRRNLLIYGLGGVLIPFVGIKIIDLIVSLFI, encoded by the coding sequence ATGAAAGGAAATCAAAATAATTTGTTTCAGGCCGAATTGGTCAATGAAGCATTGAAACAGTCTTTTATAAAACTAAGTCCATCCAAAATGTTCCGCAATCCTGTAATGTTTATGGTATGGATTGGAACAATTGTGATGGCCGGCGTTTGTGTCTGGATCGTACTTGGCGAGAAAGATCAAGGAAGTTTGATCTATAATATCATAGTAACTGCTGTCTTATTTATCACCTTATTGTTCGCCAATTTTGCAGAAGGCATTGCAGAAGCAAGAGGAAAAGCACAGGCAGATTCACTCAGAAAAACGAGAGAAGAAACACCTGCAAAATGGATTCAGCCGGTGGGGGATATTTTTAATGATGAAATCACTGTTATTCCTTCCTCTCAACTTAAAAAAGGCGATGTGTTCCTATGTGAGCCAGGCGATATCATTGCCTCAGATGGTGAGATCATCGAAGGTCTTGCAACCATTGACGAAAGTGCGATCACTGGAGAAAGTGCGCCTGTGATTCGAGAATCTGGCGGTGACAAAAGCAGTGTGACCGGCGGAACAAAAGTACTTTCCGACAGGATCAAAGTCAAAGTAACCACAGAACCTGGAGAAAGTTTCTTGGACAAGATGATCGCCTTGGTAGAAGGAGCTTCCAGACAGAAAACACCAAATGAGATCGCCTTAACAATTCTTTTGGCAGGTTTCACATTGGTATTCATCATCGTGACGGTAACGCTCAAACCTTTTGGAGATTACGCAAATACGCCAATCACTATTTCTGCTTTTATCTCATTATTTGTCTGCTTAATTCCAACGACCATCGGCGGACTTCTATCAGCCATCGGAATTGCCGGAATGGACAGAGCCTTAAGAGCCAACGTGATCACGAAAAGCGGAAAAGCGGTAGAAACTGCCGGTGACGTAGATGTTCTTTTATTAGATAAAACCGGAACGATTACGATTGGAAATAGAAAAGCGACCCATTTCCATATTGCAAACGGGATCGACGAAAAACATTTTCAGAAAGCGGTAGTCTTAGGTTCGATGGCAGATGAAACGCCAGAAGGAAAATCGATTATAGAACTGGCAGGAATTGACCCTAAAAGTTACGAGGTAAAAAGTCCCGAATTCATCAATTTCACAGCAGAGACGAGAAGTTCAGGTGTGGATTATGAAAACATCAGAATCAGAAAAGGTGCTTCGGATTCCATCAAAAACTTGGTTGAAAAAGCAGGCAATCCTTTTCCGAAAGAAATCGAGGAAGCAGTAAAAACCATCTCCAGCAACGGCGGAACACCATTGGTCGTTTCCGAGAACGAAAAAGTTTTGGGTGTCGTGGAGCTTCAAGATATCATCAAACCGGGCATTCAGGAGCGTTTTGAACGTCTGAGAAAAATGGGAATCAAAACCGTGATGGTCACAGGCGATAATCCTTTGACCGCCAAATATATCGCTGAAAAAGCAGGCGTGGATGATTTCATTGCCGAGGCGAAACCGGAAGACAAGATGAACTACATCAAAAAAGAACAAGCCGAGGGCCGATTGGTCGCGATGATGGGCGATGGAACCAACGATGCGCCAGCACTCGCTCAAGCAGATGTGGGCGTTGCGATGAACAGCGGAACACAAGCGGCAAAAGAGGCCGGAAATATGGTGGATCTGGACAACGACCCGACCAAACTGATCGAGATCGTGGAAATCGGGAAACAACTCTTGATGACCAGAGGAACGCTTACCACGTTCAGTATCGCAAATGATGTCGCTAAATATTTCGCCATCGTTCCGGCATTGTTCATCGCCTCGATTCCAGCGTTGCAAGGACTGAATATTATGAACCTTCATTCCCCGGAAAGTGCCATTCTGTCGGCTGTTATCTTCAATGCGATCATCATTCCGGTCTTGATTCCACTGGCTCTGAAAGGTGTGGCCTACAAACCGATTGGTGCGAGTGCATTGCTCAGAAGAAACCTTTTAATCTACGGTCTGGGCGGCGTTTTGATCCCATTTGTCGGAATCAAGATCATCGACCTGATTGTGTCCCTGTTTATTTAA
- a CDS encoding K(+)-transporting ATPase subunit C produces MKQNILPALKLTLVCLLFFSGFYTLIIFGIAQFSPNNGKGEIVTVGNKKYYTNVGQAFTEDQYFWSRPSAVDYNAAGAAGSNKGPSNPDYLKTVQERIDNFIKHNPEVSKAEIPSDLVTASGSGLDPNISVQAADVQVKRIAKIRNLNENKIQDLVASNIEKPFLGLFGTEKINVLKLNIALDGLK; encoded by the coding sequence ATGAAACAAAATATTCTTCCTGCCTTGAAACTGACATTGGTTTGTCTTCTGTTTTTCTCAGGATTTTACACGCTCATCATTTTCGGAATCGCACAATTTTCTCCGAACAATGGGAAAGGCGAGATTGTCACGGTGGGCAACAAAAAGTATTATACAAATGTCGGACAGGCATTCACAGAAGATCAGTATTTCTGGTCACGCCCTTCAGCTGTAGATTATAACGCAGCCGGAGCCGCAGGAAGCAACAAAGGACCTTCCAATCCGGATTATTTGAAAACCGTTCAGGAGCGAATTGACAACTTCATCAAACACAATCCTGAAGTTTCAAAAGCCGAGATCCCATCTGATCTCGTCACCGCCAGCGGAAGTGGATTGGATCCGAATATCTCCGTGCAGGCCGCGGATGTGCAGGTGAAAAGAATTGCGAAGATCAGGAATCTTAATGAAAACAAAATTCAAGATCTGGTAGCATCCAATATAGAAAAACCATTTCTGGGATTGTTCGGAACAGAAAAGATCAATGTATTAAAACTCAATATCGCGCTAGACGGTTTGAAATAA
- a CDS encoding amidohydrolase, with protein sequence MKILNQISRKDFLRNSALAMAGLTLTPNIMMATSVFNDETISTNPKLILKNVRLEAGFEYEENEVIATKTDLFLIEIENGKIVKISPNNANAKAIDAKGFLMLPAFKDMHIHLDKTFYGERWQAVRKRKGGVKGMIELEEKLMPELLKTSTQKAEKMIELLHSKGTSFARGHVNIEPTSKLDSLKNLQVALENKKKTFDAELVAFPQHGVFYKNSVPYLKEAATMDIDFIGGVDPYTLDGSIEKTIDFTVQLALDHQKGIDIHLHETGESGLITVEYLIDKVNENPALKGKTFLSHCFVLGKLEKNRQEEIAEKLGNAQVGIVSTIPFGNLVMPLPTLQKRGVTVYTGNDSIVDHWNTFGTGSVLEKANLYAQLYGQSTEFQLSRCLKLATANLLPLDDQGKQQWPKAGDNANLVFLDASCSAEAVSRISDVKSLIHSGNIVF encoded by the coding sequence ATGAAAATATTAAACCAGATATCACGCAAAGATTTTCTTAGAAATTCTGCTCTAGCAATGGCTGGTCTCACTTTAACTCCCAATATTATGATGGCAACTTCTGTTTTTAACGATGAAACTATTTCAACAAATCCAAAATTGATTTTAAAAAATGTTCGATTGGAAGCTGGTTTTGAATACGAAGAAAATGAAGTGATCGCTACAAAAACAGATTTGTTTCTCATCGAAATTGAAAATGGAAAGATTGTAAAAATATCTCCTAACAATGCCAATGCAAAAGCCATAGATGCAAAAGGATTTCTGATGCTTCCTGCTTTTAAAGATATGCACATCCACTTGGATAAAACTTTCTACGGTGAGAGATGGCAAGCTGTGAGGAAAAGAAAAGGCGGTGTAAAAGGAATGATTGAGCTGGAAGAAAAACTGATGCCCGAACTGCTGAAAACTTCTACTCAGAAAGCCGAAAAAATGATTGAGCTGCTTCATTCCAAAGGCACTTCATTTGCCAGAGGTCACGTGAACATTGAGCCGACTTCTAAATTAGACTCGTTGAAAAATCTTCAGGTGGCTTTAGAAAACAAGAAAAAGACTTTCGATGCAGAGCTGGTCGCTTTTCCACAGCACGGTGTTTTTTATAAAAATTCTGTCCCCTATCTTAAAGAAGCTGCAACAATGGATATTGATTTCATTGGTGGCGTAGATCCATACACGCTGGATGGATCGATTGAGAAGACCATCGATTTCACTGTACAATTGGCATTGGATCATCAAAAAGGAATTGATATTCATTTGCACGAAACTGGAGAATCCGGCTTGATAACCGTAGAATACTTAATTGATAAAGTCAATGAAAATCCTGCTTTGAAGGGGAAGACTTTCCTAAGTCATTGTTTTGTTTTAGGTAAATTGGAGAAAAATCGACAAGAAGAGATCGCAGAAAAATTAGGAAACGCCCAAGTTGGGATTGTCTCCACAATTCCTTTTGGAAATCTCGTAATGCCACTTCCGACATTACAAAAACGAGGCGTCACCGTTTACACGGGCAATGACAGCATTGTAGATCATTGGAATACATTTGGCACCGGAAGCGTTTTGGAAAAAGCCAACCTTTACGCTCAACTTTACGGCCAGTCCACTGAATTTCAGTTGTCGAGATGTTTAAAATTAGCAACCGCAAATCTTCTTCCATTGGATGATCAAGGAAAACAACAATGGCCAAAAGCTGGAGACAATGCCAATTTGGTCTTTCTTGACGCCAGTTGTTCAGCAGAGGCTGTTTCCAGAATATCAGATGTGAAATCATTAATTCATAGCGGTAACATCGTATTTTAA
- a CDS encoding aspartate kinase — protein MKVLKFGGTSVGSPERIEQLLPIIESQTADKHLVVLSAVSGTTNELVKISELFLNKQNDLARKHIDVLYDHYKKFVNQLFKTETGISEAQNFIGVIFHLLYQFGDENQFTATEERVILAQGEILSTTLFHLHLKEKGISSVLLSALDFMRIDEDDEPIIDYIRTNFSAEFEKYDDEKLFITQGYICRNSRGEIDNLKRGGSDYTASLLGAALQVEEIQIWTDIDGFHNNDPRHVLNTNPIANLSFDEAAELSYFGAKILHPQSVFPARKYNVPVRLLDTMNPTALGTLISSEVTNRNKIVAVAAKDGITAIRIQSSRMLMAYGFLRKVFEVFERFKTPIDMITTSEVAVSLTVDQVTYLPEILKELELFSTVDTDTDHCIICIVGDFNKKNHGYATIVSEAVKHIPIRMISYGGSENNISLLVPSTYKIEALRSLHNRLF, from the coding sequence ATGAAAGTATTAAAATTTGGAGGGACATCTGTTGGAAGCCCGGAAAGAATCGAGCAGTTATTACCAATTATTGAATCTCAGACAGCAGATAAGCACTTGGTTGTCTTGTCCGCTGTCTCTGGAACTACCAATGAGCTTGTGAAGATTTCCGAACTGTTTCTCAACAAACAAAACGATTTAGCCCGAAAACATATTGATGTACTTTACGATCACTACAAAAAATTTGTCAATCAACTCTTTAAAACTGAAACCGGAATTTCAGAAGCGCAGAATTTTATTGGCGTGATATTTCATCTTCTTTATCAGTTTGGGGATGAAAATCAGTTTACTGCAACAGAAGAGCGAGTGATTTTAGCTCAAGGTGAGATTCTTTCCACAACACTTTTTCATTTGCATCTGAAGGAAAAAGGTATTTCTTCTGTTCTTCTATCTGCGTTGGATTTTATGAGGATTGATGAAGACGATGAACCAATAATAGACTACATAAGAACAAATTTTTCTGCTGAGTTTGAAAAATATGATGATGAAAAATTGTTCATCACGCAAGGATACATCTGTCGTAATTCTCGGGGAGAAATAGATAATTTGAAAAGGGGAGGATCCGATTATACAGCATCACTTTTAGGCGCTGCATTACAGGTAGAGGAGATACAAATCTGGACAGATATCGATGGGTTTCATAATAATGATCCAAGACATGTTCTCAATACAAATCCAATCGCCAATCTGAGTTTTGATGAAGCTGCTGAATTGTCATACTTCGGTGCCAAAATCCTGCATCCACAGAGTGTTTTTCCCGCAAGAAAATATAATGTCCCCGTCCGATTGTTGGATACAATGAATCCCACTGCACTGGGAACTTTGATATCATCGGAAGTGACCAACCGCAATAAAATAGTGGCAGTAGCTGCAAAAGATGGGATTACCGCGATTCGAATCCAGTCTTCCAGAATGTTGATGGCCTATGGTTTTCTAAGGAAAGTTTTTGAAGTCTTTGAAAGATTCAAAACGCCAATAGATATGATTACGACTTCCGAAGTGGCGGTTTCCCTCACTGTAGATCAAGTTACCTACCTGCCTGAAATTTTGAAAGAACTGGAACTTTTTAGTACTGTTGATACAGACACTGATCATTGCATCATTTGTATTGTAGGAGATTTTAATAAAAAAAATCACGGTTATGCAACAATTGTTTCTGAAGCTGTCAAACATATTCCAATAAGGATGATCTCGTATGGTGGAAGTGAAAACAATATTTCTTTATTAGTCCCATCTACCTACAAGATAGAAGCTCTTAGATCGTTACATAATCGATTGTTTTAA
- a CDS encoding helix-turn-helix transcriptional regulator — MNHQSDHFPILGIQDFSENENAGGQILFNELHGERSIDLPHKHDFFIINLFEKGNGIHTIDFESFQIQDHQIHLVFPDQVHQWHIERGTVGYQLMISRSWFENLLSSLRFSALFYQNQPVVDLSNPFFQSILYEFHCIKREMEASNVFWEMVQKRCEVIGLMISKAVEQSFKDYEAVHSNPVISRFLNLIDLNFKEERSVSFYADKLHISANYLNIISKKSLNTSASSLIQNRILLEAKRLLKVSEMSVKDIVYNLGFYDHASFSKFFRSNTGMTPTQFKEKNF, encoded by the coding sequence ATGAATCATCAGTCAGATCACTTTCCCATTTTGGGCATTCAGGATTTCAGTGAAAATGAAAATGCCGGAGGTCAGATTTTGTTTAATGAACTTCACGGTGAGCGGTCGATAGATCTTCCACACAAGCACGATTTTTTCATCATCAACCTATTTGAAAAGGGAAATGGCATTCACACTATCGATTTTGAGTCGTTTCAAATTCAAGATCATCAAATTCATTTGGTTTTCCCGGATCAGGTTCATCAATGGCACATCGAAAGAGGAACTGTGGGCTATCAATTGATGATCAGCAGAAGTTGGTTTGAGAATCTGCTTTCGTCACTTAGGTTTTCCGCACTATTTTATCAGAACCAGCCAGTTGTTGACCTTTCTAATCCATTTTTCCAATCTATTTTATATGAATTTCATTGTATTAAAAGAGAAATGGAGGCATCTAATGTCTTTTGGGAAATGGTGCAGAAACGCTGTGAAGTGATTGGACTAATGATCAGCAAAGCTGTCGAGCAAAGTTTCAAAGATTACGAAGCCGTTCATTCCAATCCTGTCATTTCGCGATTTTTAAATTTGATAGATTTGAATTTCAAAGAAGAGCGATCCGTTTCTTTTTACGCCGACAAGCTACATATTTCGGCAAATTATTTAAATATCATTTCGAAAAAAAGTCTGAATACGTCCGCCTCATCATTGATTCAGAATAGAATTTTACTCGAAGCAAAACGTCTGCTCAAAGTTTCGGAAATGTCGGTAAAAGATATTGTTTATAATCTTGGGTTCTACGATCATGCAAGTTTTTCGAAATTTTTCAGATCCAATACTGGAATGACACCTACTCAATTCAAGGAAAAGAATTTTTAA
- the kdpA gene encoding potassium-transporting ATPase subunit KdpA: protein MNTEILGIILMFALAVGVALPLGRYISKIFGNEKTWLDKLLNPVDKLFYKIAGIDPEKEMTWKQHLIALLTINLVWFLAAMFVLTNMSWLPMNPDNNPSMSGDLAFNTAVSFVTNTNLQHYSGETGMSYLGQLTLMLWQFISAGCGIAIAAVVFFAMKERTTDKLGNFYFFFVRSCTRILFPIAIVVASLLAFNGTPMTFEGKDSIINLQGDKVEVSRGPVAAFVAIKHLGTNGGGFFGPNSAHPLENPNYFTNIVEIVTQMLIPLAMIFAMGFIIKRRKLSWTIFGVMTIGFLMLMIPTVVSEVNGNPAISEMGISQSMGNMEGKEVRFGAAASAYWSIATTVISTGSINSMHDSFMPISGMNQLLGMMVNCFYGGVGVGFLNFYIFIILAVFISGLMVGRTPEFLGKKIEAREMKIAMIIALLHPLLILAGTAIASYTYANNPEAYASWLNNPGFHGFSEMLYEFTSSSANNGSGFEGLGDNTPFWNIACGIVMLMARYLPIIGPVAIAGSLAAKKYIPESAGTLKTDTPTFGLMVFAVIALVAALSFFPALALGPIAEHFSLK from the coding sequence ATGAATACAGAAATATTAGGCATAATACTGATGTTCGCACTCGCAGTCGGTGTTGCACTGCCGCTCGGCCGATACATCTCAAAAATTTTCGGAAACGAAAAAACCTGGCTGGACAAGCTTTTAAATCCTGTAGACAAACTATTCTACAAAATTGCAGGCATCGACCCAGAAAAAGAAATGACCTGGAAGCAACATCTGATTGCCTTATTGACCATCAATCTTGTATGGTTTTTAGCCGCGATGTTCGTCCTCACCAATATGAGCTGGCTCCCAATGAATCCGGACAACAATCCATCGATGAGCGGTGATCTGGCTTTCAATACGGCGGTTAGTTTTGTTACAAATACCAATCTTCAGCATTATTCTGGCGAAACAGGAATGTCGTACCTCGGACAATTAACCTTGATGCTGTGGCAGTTCATCAGCGCTGGATGCGGAATAGCGATCGCAGCTGTCGTATTTTTTGCAATGAAAGAAAGAACGACCGATAAATTGGGGAATTTCTACTTCTTTTTTGTGAGAAGTTGCACCAGAATTTTATTTCCAATTGCAATTGTTGTTGCTTCATTATTAGCATTCAACGGAACGCCGATGACTTTTGAGGGCAAGGATTCGATCATCAATTTACAAGGTGATAAAGTGGAAGTTAGCCGTGGTCCAGTCGCTGCATTTGTGGCGATCAAACATTTAGGAACCAACGGTGGTGGATTTTTCGGACCTAATTCCGCACATCCTCTAGAAAATCCGAATTACTTTACAAACATTGTTGAGATTGTCACTCAGATGTTGATTCCTTTAGCTATGATATTTGCAATGGGATTTATTATCAAAAGAAGAAAACTTTCCTGGACGATTTTTGGCGTGATGACCATCGGATTTTTAATGTTAATGATACCGACCGTCGTTTCCGAAGTCAATGGCAATCCTGCGATTTCCGAGATGGGAATTTCTCAATCGATGGGAAATATGGAAGGGAAAGAAGTCCGTTTCGGTGCTGCAGCTTCTGCTTATTGGAGCATTGCGACGACGGTCATTTCCACAGGAAGTATCAATTCGATGCACGACAGTTTTATGCCAATTAGTGGAATGAACCAATTGCTGGGGATGATGGTCAATTGCTTCTACGGCGGTGTTGGCGTTGGATTCCTCAATTTCTACATCTTCATCATTCTCGCCGTTTTCATCAGTGGTTTGATGGTTGGAAGAACACCGGAATTCCTGGGTAAGAAGATTGAAGCCAGAGAAATGAAGATCGCAATGATCATCGCACTTCTGCATCCACTTTTGATCCTTGCAGGAACTGCAATTGCAAGTTATACTTATGCGAATAACCCCGAAGCTTACGCCAGTTGGCTAAATAATCCTGGCTTTCACGGCTTCAGCGAAATGCTGTACGAATTTACATCATCAAGTGCCAACAACGGAAGTGGTTTCGAAGGTCTCGGAGACAACACACCTTTCTGGAATATCGCCTGTGGAATCGTTATGTTGATGGCAAGATATCTTCCAATCATCGGTCCCGTGGCCATTGCCGGAAGTCTCGCTGCCAAAAAATATATCCCGGAAAGTGCTGGTACATTGAAAACCGACACGCCAACTTTCGGACTGATGGTCTTCGCTGTTATCGCACTTGTTGCTGCGCTGTCTTTCTTCCCAGCTTTGGCTTTGGGACCTATCGCAGAACATTTTTCACTTAAATAA
- a CDS encoding ankyrin repeat domain-containing protein, translated as MQQENLVSLVMKNDISNVKTALDKGADVNTKDQNGRSLLLLAVIGKQTEMAKLLVSHKADVNLQDSQNDSPFLYAGASGQTEMVKLFLQNGARFDVFNRYNGTALIPACERGHVETVKILANTKGFPINHVNRLGWTALMEAVVLGDGSAKYQEIIKILKTAGADLNIPDKDGVTALQHSRSLGFKEIVAILES; from the coding sequence ATGCAACAGGAAAACTTGGTGAGTCTGGTAATGAAAAATGACATTTCAAATGTAAAAACAGCTTTAGACAAAGGTGCTGACGTCAATACGAAAGATCAGAATGGCAGATCTCTACTACTTCTCGCGGTGATTGGCAAGCAAACAGAAATGGCGAAACTTCTAGTAAGTCATAAAGCAGATGTGAATCTTCAAGACTCACAAAACGATAGTCCGTTTTTGTATGCGGGAGCCAGCGGACAAACCGAAATGGTAAAACTATTCCTGCAAAACGGAGCCAGATTCGATGTGTTTAACCGCTACAACGGAACTGCTTTGATTCCTGCCTGCGAAAGAGGCCACGTAGAAACCGTGAAGATCTTAGCAAATACAAAAGGCTTCCCAATCAATCACGTCAACAGACTGGGTTGGACAGCTCTTATGGAAGCCGTTGTTTTGGGTGATGGAAGCGCAAAATATCAGGAGATCATCAAGATTTTGAAAACAGCAGGTGCAGATTTGAATATTCCTGACAAAGATGGAGTCACAGCTTTACAACATTCAAGATCGTTAGGATTCAAAGAAATTGTCGCGATACTGGAATCTTAA